A single genomic interval of Terriglobus albidus harbors:
- a CDS encoding OsmC family protein gives MAIADRTATAVWKGGLKDGSGVISTQSGVLKDQEYSFVTRFENKPGTNPEELIAASHAGCYSMALSAELTKNNTPPASIDTTAKVTLDMVNGAPTVNKILLTVKASVPGLDAAKFHEIADGAKKNCPISRLLAAAEITLDATLL, from the coding sequence ATGGCTATCGCAGATCGCACCGCAACCGCGGTATGGAAGGGTGGATTGAAGGACGGCAGCGGCGTTATCTCGACGCAGAGCGGCGTTCTCAAGGATCAGGAGTACTCGTTCGTTACGCGCTTTGAGAACAAGCCCGGCACCAACCCTGAGGAGCTGATCGCCGCCTCCCATGCCGGCTGTTACTCCATGGCTCTCTCGGCTGAGTTGACCAAGAACAACACCCCGCCGGCCTCAATCGACACCACCGCGAAGGTTACCCTCGACATGGTGAATGGCGCACCTACGGTCAACAAGATCCTGCTCACCGTCAAGGCCAGTGTCCCCGGTCTTGATGCCGCGAAGTTTCACGAGATCGCAGACGGCGCTAAGAAGAACTGCCCCATCTCGCGGCTTCTTGCCGCTGCCGAAATCACCCTCGACGCCACTCTTCTGTAA
- a CDS encoding TonB-dependent receptor has product MRIVRSCAIILALLLCTGLPTAFAQLSTATMFGTVTDQTGLVVPNATITFTQTQTNFVRVGKTKEDGSFREEFLPIGSYKITVTADGFKTLERSGIELTVMQNASLPLTMEVGTTTETINVTADVPLVNLGSATLGATVDNQQIDNLPLVNRNVDRLLQLVPGVQSVSTINNLGYQEIKVLVNGSTDGFVGQVSYYLDGGLNMTGLRNSGNQVPNPDAINQFNVVTNNYAAQLGRYSSAVVSIVTKSGTNSFHGSVFEFFRDKNFNSVAHNSTTKGDYNQHRFGATFGGPIRKNKDFFFGSFGVYRFRTTATNSGSLPSAAQLNGDFSENLPSDITKCSDTPTSFDNANQKFLVCDPDPNSPTYKLPLPGNKLKYLDPTAVNVLTYIRSAVSKMPKLPFQTGDTQYTYRVREPAPEQNEEYLIKTDHQITPAHRVTLNYFLLNYKLHVNLGGFTQQWSSSDYKNKQQNANVSDIWTISGRTVNQFWLSYTRQNGGRNAISGDPSKKTLADFGSDLGVVGTPSLAQISIGGVEGFTLTQAITGPKAGANVYGVRDVLSTMRGNHSLYFGGEAGLEKDFQLTSLNNYGTFNFSSTTGSTFARTTNALADFMSGRPSGMGQDTGLYANANWFTYGMFAQDDWRILPNLTLNAGLRYDIQLAPTDNRHMNSNFVPGAQSHAFQNVSIVGTTQKLAPLGMQFPGDPGVPNGGAFTPLNHVSPRFGFNWDPNGKGKTVFHGAAGLFFGGISGNQWEFPSNYAPYAVRNSGYTKVVSMTHPYQGDPTEFPTGTNPYPSLQFDYKSGTAAFLPFNQLVAMDPNYRWPYSVQINFGFQQQFGNGLALSANYVGSLNRKTPLYNDINGPIFNINPDTGLSGPSCFTDTAHKIPDTTKACGYANTSATINNRRPLNSQFGSSAANPIYSNVWIIRSNQNSNYNALQIKLEKRLSHHFSASGYYTWSKTLQSNTLDSTGGLNGTFVDANYPQLEYRQRSDQDRRHMMTMSFVWKPDYFTQYNRLVRTALNGWTVTGIWTANSGQPFTVTTGNDNYFSGLGNNRPSLKPGAVAHTLPQGSRVAEMKQWFDTSVYCRPGTDAGCPGVGPGGLLGNTRPATLDVPGYRNVDASLFRSFNVYEEVKFQLRGEFQNVFNLVNLGGPSASMSASNFGQITGSGGGVRVIQIGGRVLF; this is encoded by the coding sequence ATGCGAATAGTTCGTAGTTGCGCGATTATCCTCGCGCTATTACTTTGCACCGGATTGCCGACCGCCTTCGCCCAGTTAAGCACGGCGACGATGTTCGGAACGGTGACTGATCAAACCGGATTGGTGGTCCCAAATGCCACCATTACCTTCACGCAAACGCAAACCAACTTCGTCCGCGTTGGCAAAACCAAGGAGGATGGTTCCTTCCGCGAGGAATTCCTTCCGATTGGCTCGTACAAGATTACGGTGACAGCTGATGGCTTCAAGACGCTGGAGCGCTCCGGTATCGAGCTGACCGTCATGCAGAATGCGAGCCTGCCCCTGACGATGGAGGTAGGAACCACGACCGAAACCATCAACGTCACAGCCGATGTCCCGCTGGTCAACCTGGGCTCCGCGACACTGGGTGCTACGGTGGACAACCAGCAGATCGATAATCTACCGCTGGTTAACCGCAACGTCGACCGCTTGCTGCAGCTTGTACCCGGCGTGCAGTCGGTGAGTACCATCAACAACCTCGGTTACCAGGAGATCAAGGTCCTGGTGAACGGATCGACGGACGGCTTCGTCGGCCAGGTCTCTTATTATCTGGACGGCGGGCTGAACATGACCGGTCTCCGCAACTCGGGCAACCAGGTACCGAACCCCGATGCGATCAACCAGTTCAACGTCGTAACCAACAACTACGCCGCACAACTGGGCCGTTACTCGTCTGCCGTGGTCAGTATTGTGACCAAGAGCGGTACAAACAGCTTTCACGGTTCGGTCTTCGAATTCTTCCGCGACAAGAACTTCAACTCGGTCGCGCATAACTCGACCACAAAGGGCGACTACAACCAGCATCGCTTTGGCGCGACGTTTGGCGGGCCGATCCGGAAGAACAAGGACTTCTTCTTCGGCAGCTTCGGCGTGTACCGTTTTCGTACAACAGCGACAAACAGCGGCAGCCTGCCGAGCGCTGCGCAGCTCAACGGCGACTTCTCCGAAAACCTGCCCTCGGACATCACCAAGTGCAGCGACACCCCCACATCGTTCGACAACGCGAACCAGAAGTTCCTGGTCTGCGATCCTGACCCTAATAGCCCAACCTATAAGCTGCCGCTGCCGGGTAATAAGCTGAAGTATCTCGACCCGACAGCCGTTAACGTGCTGACCTACATTCGCAGCGCGGTCTCGAAGATGCCGAAGCTGCCGTTTCAGACAGGAGATACGCAGTACACCTACCGTGTACGCGAACCCGCACCGGAGCAGAACGAAGAGTATCTGATCAAGACCGATCACCAGATCACGCCGGCACACCGGGTGACCCTGAACTACTTCCTGCTGAACTATAAGCTGCACGTCAACCTGGGCGGCTTCACGCAGCAGTGGTCGTCCTCTGACTATAAGAACAAGCAGCAGAATGCGAACGTCAGCGATATCTGGACGATCAGCGGCCGCACCGTCAACCAGTTCTGGCTAAGCTACACGCGGCAGAACGGCGGACGTAATGCGATTTCTGGAGATCCGTCCAAGAAGACTCTGGCGGACTTCGGTTCCGACCTGGGTGTTGTAGGCACTCCCTCGCTGGCGCAGATCTCGATTGGCGGTGTGGAAGGCTTCACACTGACGCAGGCCATCACCGGACCGAAGGCCGGAGCGAACGTGTATGGTGTCCGCGACGTTCTTTCAACAATGCGCGGCAATCACTCGCTGTACTTCGGCGGTGAGGCTGGGTTGGAGAAGGATTTCCAGCTAACGTCACTCAACAACTACGGAACGTTCAACTTCTCGAGCACGACCGGCAGCACCTTTGCGCGCACCACGAACGCCCTGGCTGACTTTATGTCTGGACGGCCTTCGGGCATGGGCCAGGACACCGGCTTGTATGCGAACGCGAACTGGTTCACCTATGGCATGTTTGCCCAGGACGACTGGCGCATTCTTCCGAATCTGACGCTGAATGCGGGTCTGCGCTACGACATCCAATTGGCGCCGACCGACAACCGCCACATGAACTCGAACTTCGTCCCGGGTGCGCAGTCGCACGCATTCCAGAACGTATCGATTGTGGGAACGACACAAAAACTGGCTCCGCTCGGTATGCAGTTTCCGGGTGACCCGGGAGTTCCGAACGGTGGCGCTTTCACTCCGCTTAACCACGTTTCGCCTCGCTTCGGCTTCAACTGGGACCCGAATGGCAAGGGTAAGACGGTGTTCCACGGAGCGGCCGGGCTGTTCTTCGGCGGCATCTCCGGCAACCAGTGGGAGTTCCCGTCGAACTACGCTCCGTATGCCGTACGTAATAGCGGCTACACCAAAGTAGTTTCCATGACGCATCCGTACCAGGGCGACCCGACCGAGTTTCCAACGGGCACGAACCCTTATCCCTCTCTCCAGTTCGACTACAAGTCGGGTACAGCAGCCTTCCTACCGTTCAACCAGCTCGTTGCAATGGATCCGAACTACCGCTGGCCGTACTCTGTCCAGATCAACTTCGGCTTCCAGCAGCAATTCGGTAACGGCCTGGCGCTGAGCGCGAACTATGTGGGCTCGCTCAATCGCAAGACGCCGCTGTACAACGACATCAACGGACCGATCTTTAACATCAATCCGGACACCGGACTCTCCGGCCCTTCCTGCTTTACGGATACGGCTCACAAGATACCGGATACCACCAAGGCCTGCGGCTACGCGAATACGAGCGCCACGATCAACAATCGGCGTCCTCTGAACTCGCAGTTCGGTTCCTCGGCGGCAAACCCGATCTACAGCAACGTGTGGATCATCCGCTCGAACCAGAACTCGAACTACAACGCCCTGCAGATCAAGCTCGAGAAGCGCCTGTCACACCACTTCAGCGCCAGCGGTTACTACACCTGGAGCAAGACGCTGCAGAGCAACACACTCGACTCAACCGGCGGCCTGAATGGCACGTTCGTCGACGCCAACTATCCACAACTGGAATACCGTCAGCGTTCTGACCAGGACCGCCGTCACATGATGACGATGTCCTTCGTCTGGAAGCCTGACTACTTCACGCAGTACAACCGTCTTGTGCGCACAGCGCTGAATGGCTGGACCGTCACGGGTATCTGGACTGCGAACAGCGGTCAACCGTTCACCGTCACCACCGGTAATGACAACTACTTCTCCGGCCTGGGCAACAACCGCCCGAGCCTGAAGCCTGGCGCCGTTGCCCACACGCTGCCGCAGGGCTCGCGTGTGGCTGAGATGAAGCAGTGGTTCGATACCTCGGTCTACTGCCGTCCGGGTACGGATGCCGGCTGCCCGGGCGTCGGTCCGGGAGGTCTGCTGGGCAATACGCGTCCTGCAACGCTCGACGTCCCTGGCTATCGCAATGTCGATGCTTCGCTCTTCCGCAGCTTCAATGTCTACGAAGAAGTGAAGTTCCAGCTTCGCGGCGAGTTCCAGAATGTCTTCAACCTGGTCAATCTGGGTGGACCTTCGGCGTCAATGTCGGCATCGAACTTCGGCCAGATCACCGGCAGCGGTGGCGGCGTCCGCGTCATCCAGATCGGCGGACGTGTCCTCTTCTAA
- a CDS encoding S9 family peptidase, whose product MRSLVLFSAITFSAVVAASGQAKRPMTFEDLQQIRRVTDPQVSPSGKWVMFSATSVDLATNKKTMHLYTVPVDGSAKEKAVTAGKDGETAGRFSPDGKQVLFLSSNEGNQQIYLAPWDEQQGIVGPSHKLTSISTEADGATWSPKGDWIAFVSEVYPECATEGAVDDACNKAKDDAATKSPVKAQIWDGLLYRHWDHYQGSKRSHILLVSVDGKQMRDVTPTRDIKDHIAPTFSLGGPVGYAFSPDEKELAYVVNMDEVPAASTNNDIYTVDLATPGAKPVKITTSPGSDDGPAYSPDGKYLAFRSQARAGYESDRFRLMLYDREKKTTKEAVRKFDNWVDEFTWSPDSKRIYFASASEGQEPVLAVDIDGQAAGEAKDIVHGAEFSSLALTSDGKTLIATAMKVDGPAGIVSVATAGSSDHYTELSKGNDDLIHSLELPAMESFKFPGAGGTSVQGFIIRPPNLDPQKKYPLKFLIHGGPQGAWGDAWSYRWNPELFAANGYVVVMINPRGSTGYGQAFIDGVNGDWGGKPYLDLMKGLDYAEAHYPFIDKERECALGASYGGFMANWILTHSNRFKCIVTHDGMYNPQSAYGSTEEMWFNEWEFRRAGDKEPGQPWRYASLPVAQDPFRKWSPMLNIKNAKTPTLVVHSQRDYRLDVSEGFQIFTALQRLKVPSKMLYFPDEGHWVLKPQNSRLWYQTVNDWCDRWTHSNAYAK is encoded by the coding sequence ATGCGATCCCTCGTTCTCTTCAGTGCAATTACCTTCAGTGCTGTCGTAGCAGCTTCGGGGCAGGCAAAACGCCCGATGACCTTTGAAGACCTGCAACAGATCAGGCGCGTTACCGACCCGCAGGTCTCGCCCTCAGGCAAGTGGGTAATGTTCTCGGCCACTTCTGTGGATCTGGCGACCAACAAAAAGACCATGCACCTCTATACCGTTCCCGTCGACGGCAGCGCGAAGGAAAAGGCCGTCACCGCCGGCAAAGACGGCGAGACTGCAGGCCGCTTCTCGCCTGATGGCAAACAGGTGCTCTTCCTATCAAGCAACGAAGGGAACCAGCAGATCTATCTCGCTCCCTGGGATGAGCAGCAGGGAATCGTTGGCCCATCGCACAAGCTCACAAGTATCTCGACTGAAGCTGATGGAGCCACCTGGTCTCCGAAGGGTGACTGGATCGCGTTCGTCAGCGAGGTCTATCCGGAGTGCGCGACTGAAGGTGCTGTAGACGATGCCTGCAACAAGGCAAAGGACGATGCCGCAACAAAGAGTCCAGTAAAGGCTCAGATCTGGGATGGTCTTCTCTATCGCCATTGGGATCATTACCAGGGCTCGAAGCGGAGCCACATTCTGCTGGTCAGTGTTGATGGCAAGCAGATGCGCGATGTGACCCCCACACGCGATATCAAAGACCACATCGCTCCTACCTTTTCGCTCGGCGGTCCTGTGGGCTATGCGTTCTCGCCCGATGAGAAGGAACTGGCCTATGTGGTGAACATGGACGAGGTTCCGGCGGCCAGCACCAACAATGACATCTATACCGTAGATCTCGCTACGCCGGGTGCAAAACCGGTCAAGATTACGACCTCACCCGGTAGCGACGACGGCCCGGCTTATTCTCCGGACGGGAAGTATCTTGCCTTCCGTTCGCAGGCGCGAGCGGGATATGAGTCGGACCGCTTCCGGTTGATGTTGTACGACCGGGAAAAGAAGACAACCAAAGAGGCAGTCAGGAAATTTGACAACTGGGTTGACGAATTTACCTGGTCGCCGGATTCGAAGCGAATCTATTTCGCGTCTGCCTCCGAGGGGCAGGAGCCTGTACTTGCCGTTGATATTGATGGTCAGGCAGCCGGAGAAGCAAAAGACATCGTTCATGGAGCGGAGTTCAGTTCTCTAGCTCTGACGTCGGATGGCAAGACATTGATCGCGACTGCGATGAAAGTAGATGGTCCCGCCGGCATTGTCTCGGTAGCGACAGCAGGCTCGTCGGATCATTACACGGAGTTGTCAAAGGGGAACGATGACCTGATCCATTCGCTTGAACTTCCGGCGATGGAGTCCTTCAAGTTCCCAGGCGCCGGTGGCACTTCGGTCCAGGGTTTCATCATTCGTCCGCCGAACCTCGATCCACAGAAGAAGTACCCGCTGAAGTTTCTTATCCACGGCGGCCCGCAGGGCGCCTGGGGAGACGCATGGAGCTACCGCTGGAACCCTGAACTCTTTGCTGCCAACGGCTATGTCGTTGTCATGATCAACCCACGCGGATCTACTGGTTATGGTCAGGCCTTCATCGATGGTGTGAATGGAGACTGGGGCGGTAAACCGTACCTCGATCTGATGAAGGGGCTTGATTACGCTGAAGCGCATTATCCCTTCATCGACAAAGAACGTGAGTGCGCTCTCGGAGCGAGTTATGGCGGTTTCATGGCCAACTGGATTCTGACGCATAGCAACCGCTTCAAGTGCATTGTGACGCACGACGGCATGTACAACCCCCAGTCGGCTTACGGCTCTACGGAAGAGATGTGGTTCAACGAGTGGGAGTTTCGCCGCGCGGGCGACAAGGAGCCGGGGCAGCCCTGGCGTTACGCGTCGCTACCCGTCGCGCAGGATCCCTTCCGCAAATGGTCGCCGATGCTGAACATCAAAAATGCAAAAACACCCACGCTGGTTGTTCATAGCCAGAGAGATTACCGTCTCGATGTGAGCGAGGGCTTCCAGATCTTTACCGCACTGCAGCGGCTTAAGGTGCCAAGCAAGATGCTGTACTTCCCGGATGAAGGCCACTGGGTATTGAAGCCGCAGAACTCGCGGCTGTGGTATCAGACGGTCAATGACTGGTGTGACCGCTGGACCCACAGCAACGCCTACGCAAAGTAA